In Strigops habroptila isolate Jane chromosome 4, bStrHab1.2.pri, whole genome shotgun sequence, a single genomic region encodes these proteins:
- the POLR2L gene encoding DNA-directed RNA polymerases I, II, and III subunit RPABC5, producing the protein MIIPVRCFTCGKIVGNKWEAYLGLLQAEYTEGDALDALGLKRYCCRRMLLAHVDLIEKLLNYAPLEK; encoded by the exons ATGATCATCCCAGTGAGATGTTTCACATGCGGCAAAATAGTTGGAAACAAGTGGGAAGCCTATCTTGGCCTTCTGCAAGCAGAATATACAGAAGG AGATGCCCTGGATGCCCTTGGTTTGAAGAGATACTGCTGCCGCAGAATGCTCCTGGCCCATGTGGATCTGATTGAGAAGCTTTTGAATTATGCGCCCCTGGAGAAATGA